The following coding sequences lie in one Benincasa hispida cultivar B227 chromosome 6, ASM972705v1, whole genome shotgun sequence genomic window:
- the LOC120079521 gene encoding GDSL esterase/lipase At3g27950, producing the protein MDPLKLRRVLVFLFLGFVGWPMSLIGAAAGGGGGSGSCRFPAVYNFGDSNSDTGGISAAFNVIQSPNGMTFFGHPSGRACDGRLIVDFIAEKLEFPYLSAYLDSVGTSFRHGANFATGGSSIRPGGYSPFHLGLQVSQFIQFKARTTYLYNRLQSNNKSLPIKSSIARPQEFLKALYMFDIAQNDLSYGFQHSSEEQVRASIPDILNTFSEAVQQIYKEGARYFWVHNTGPIGCLPFAILDNQRPGNIDSIGCVKSANEVAQELNRQLKNLLLKLRKELPLARITHVDMYSAKYLLVSTAKTQGFVSPVNFCCGNFHGFHINCGKKEIVNGTVYGIPCKDPSRHISWDGIHYSEAANLWIANHILNGSFSDPPLPIDKACQSSN; encoded by the exons ATGGACCCACTGAAGCTCCGCCGTGTGTTGGTTTTTCTATTTCTGGGTTTTGTTGGATGGCCGATGTCGTTGATTGGCGCCGCCGCTGGGGGCGGTGGGGGTTCGGGGAGTTGTCGATTTCCGGCAGTGTATAACTTCGGTGACTCGAACTCGGACACTGGAGGAATATCGGCTGCATTCAATGTGATTCAATCACCCAATGGCATGACCTTCTTTGGACATCCTTCTGGGAGGGCCTGTGATGGCCGTCTTATTGTAGACTTTATCG CTGAGAAGCTGGAATTTCCTTACCTGAGTGCATATCTGGATTCAGTAGGAACAAGCTTTAGGCATGGAGCTAATTTTGCAACAGGCGGTTCGTCGATTCGTCCTGGTGGTTACAGCCCTTTTCATCTTGGCCTCCAAGTGTCACAGTTCATCCAATTCAAAGCCCGCACCACCtatctatacaatagactccAGTCCAACA ACAAATCTCTACCTATCAAAAGCAGCATTGCAAGGCCTCAGGAGTTTTTGAAGGCGCTATATATGTTCGATATTGCACAGAACGATCTCTCCTATGGTTTCCAACACTCATCTGAAGAACAAGTTAGAGCTTCCATTCCAGATATACTAAACACATTTTCTGAAGCTGTGCAA CAAATATACAAGGAGGGGGCAAGATATTTCTGGGTGCATAATACAGGTCCAATTGGATGTCTGCCTTTTGCTATTTTGGATAACCAGAGGCCAGGTAATATAGACAGCATAGGCTGTGTGAAGAGTGCGAATGAAGTCGCTCAAGAACTCAATCGGCAACTTAAGAATCTGCTATTAAAGCTAAGGAAAGAGCTTCCTCTAGCTAGGATTACGCACGTAGACATGTATTCAGCCAAATATCTTCTCGTTAGCACAGCGAAAACTCAag GTTTTGTTAGTCCAGTGAACTTTTGCTGTGGGAATTTCCATGGTTTTCACATTAACTGTGGGAAGAAAGAAATTGTGAATGGAACAGTTTATGGAATTCCTTGCAAAGATCCATCAAGGCATATTAGTTGGGACGGCATACACTACTCTGAGGCTGCAAACTTGTGGATTGCTAACCACATTTTGAATGGCTCATTTTCAGACCCACCATTGCCAATTGACAAAGCTTGTCAAAGCTCCAATTAA